Proteins from a single region of Chromobacterium sp. ATCC 53434:
- a CDS encoding LysR family transcriptional regulator produces MSSVSDVAFFMEVVKAGTLSGAAQELGVSTAAVSRRLANLEARLGIRLLNRTTRRAAVTYEGELYLAEGRKILGELEELEQRLASAQAVPKGLLRVNATFGFGRQFIAPAIADFAELHPDVEVQLCLSDRPVNLIEEGFDVCIRFGELPDARITSRRIASNRRLLCASPAYLERFGIPASPIDLQRHRCIVIRESDETYGAWHLHSGTAQANVKVRGTVSTNDGEVAVDWALRGLGILLRSEWNVAPYLRSGRLREVLGDWQFPAADIHAVYPMKNNLSAKVRAFVSHLDKHFEPYRPSAGGRSAW; encoded by the coding sequence ATGAGCTCGGTATCCGACGTCGCTTTTTTCATGGAAGTGGTGAAGGCCGGGACGCTGTCCGGCGCCGCGCAAGAGCTTGGCGTATCCACCGCCGCCGTCAGCCGGCGCTTGGCCAATCTCGAGGCGCGGCTGGGCATCCGGCTGTTGAACCGCACCACCAGACGCGCCGCGGTGACTTATGAGGGCGAGCTGTATCTGGCGGAGGGAAGGAAGATTCTTGGCGAACTGGAGGAGCTGGAGCAAAGGCTGGCCAGCGCACAGGCCGTTCCGAAGGGACTGCTGCGCGTCAACGCGACCTTCGGTTTCGGCCGGCAATTCATCGCTCCCGCCATCGCGGATTTCGCCGAACTTCATCCCGATGTCGAAGTGCAGCTATGCCTGTCCGACCGTCCGGTCAACCTGATCGAAGAGGGATTCGATGTATGCATCCGATTCGGCGAATTGCCCGATGCCCGCATCACCTCCAGGAGGATCGCCAGCAATCGCCGTCTCTTGTGCGCGTCGCCGGCCTATCTGGAGCGTTTCGGCATCCCCGCGTCTCCGATCGATCTGCAGCGTCATCGCTGCATCGTGATTCGCGAAAGCGATGAGACCTATGGCGCGTGGCACCTTCATTCCGGGACTGCGCAAGCCAATGTGAAGGTTCGCGGGACGGTATCGACCAACGATGGAGAAGTGGCTGTCGACTGGGCATTGCGCGGGCTGGGGATATTGTTGCGCTCGGAATGGAACGTCGCGCCCTATCTTCGCTCGGGCCGATTGCGCGAAGTGCTTGGCGACTGGCAATTTCCGGCGGCCGACATTCACGCGGTCTATCCGATGAAGAACAATCTGTCGGCCAAGGTGAGGGCCTTCGTCAGTCACCTGGACAAACATTTCGAGCCATATCGGCCAAGCGCGGGAGGGCGGAGCGCCTGGTAG
- a CDS encoding 2-hydroxycarboxylate transporter family protein, with amino-acid sequence MHIEETVSNEPADNGLWRQLMAMRIGPLPLPLYLSLAAIVLAAALKHRLPNDLIGGLAVMMLSGMLLGELGNRIPVLKHIGGSAILCLFVPSALLGYKLFDPDMLKALTTAMKTANLQYLYISCLVVGSILGMSHKVLVQGFLRMFIPLLVGTLGAVAAGLIVGILFGYTAEHTFFYIIIPILGGGIGEGILPLSIAYSEINRIPQAQIVATLIPAALIGNVVAILLAGLLNFYGKRRPRFSGNGMLVKTGEDQALLAARHEAPINLSLMGAGLLLTCAFFTLGALLAPITGIPGPILMIIGAALLKVSKIMPAHMELGAYQMYKFMTNNLTFAILVGLGTLFVPWNQMIASVTAEYVLLCAVIVMSMVASGFGIGLLLKMYPVESAIVTACHSGLGGTGDVAILSAANRMEMMPFAQISTRIGGASMIVLATLLMKFFH; translated from the coding sequence ATGCACATAGAGGAAACCGTTTCAAACGAGCCGGCAGACAATGGGCTCTGGCGCCAGCTGATGGCAATGCGCATCGGACCGCTCCCCCTGCCGCTCTATCTATCGCTCGCGGCGATTGTGCTTGCGGCCGCGCTCAAGCATCGCCTGCCAAACGACCTGATCGGCGGTCTGGCCGTCATGATGTTGTCCGGCATGCTGCTGGGAGAGCTGGGTAACAGAATTCCCGTGCTCAAGCATATCGGCGGCTCGGCCATCCTCTGCCTGTTTGTTCCCTCGGCCTTGCTGGGATACAAGTTGTTCGACCCCGACATGCTGAAGGCGCTGACCACGGCGATGAAGACGGCCAATTTGCAATATCTGTACATTTCATGCCTAGTGGTCGGCAGCATTCTCGGCATGAGCCACAAGGTTCTGGTGCAAGGTTTTTTACGGATGTTCATTCCGCTGTTAGTGGGCACGCTGGGAGCCGTGGCCGCGGGCCTGATCGTCGGCATATTGTTTGGCTACACCGCTGAGCACACCTTCTTCTACATCATCATTCCCATTCTCGGCGGCGGTATCGGCGAGGGAATCCTGCCGCTTTCCATTGCGTATTCCGAAATCAATCGTATCCCGCAGGCGCAGATTGTCGCCACGCTGATTCCGGCGGCGCTGATCGGCAATGTCGTCGCCATCCTGCTGGCCGGGCTGCTCAATTTTTATGGCAAGAGACGCCCGCGGTTCAGCGGCAATGGCATGCTGGTTAAAACCGGGGAGGATCAGGCCTTGCTGGCCGCGCGGCACGAGGCTCCGATCAATTTGAGCCTGATGGGGGCGGGCCTGCTCCTGACTTGCGCCTTTTTCACGCTGGGCGCCTTACTTGCGCCGATCACCGGCATCCCGGGGCCTATCCTGATGATTATCGGAGCGGCGCTGCTCAAGGTGAGCAAGATCATGCCGGCGCATATGGAGCTGGGCGCCTACCAGATGTACAAATTCATGACGAATAATTTGACATTCGCCATCCTGGTCGGACTTGGGACCCTCTTCGTTCCATGGAATCAGATGATTGCCTCCGTCACCGCCGAATATGTTCTGCTCTGCGCGGTGATCGTGATGTCCATGGTGGCCAGCGGCTTCGGCATCGGCCTCTTGCTGAAGATGTATCCGGTTGAATCGGCGATTGTCACCGCATGCCACAGCGGCCTGGGCGGCACCGGCGACGTGGCGATTCTGTCGGCCGCCAATCGGATGGAAATGATGCCCTTCGCCCAGATTTCCACCCGTATCGGCGGGGCATCGATGATTGTTCTCGCCACGCTTCTGATGAAGTTTTTCCATTAG
- the leuD gene encoding 3-isopropylmalate dehydratase small subunit, with amino-acid sequence MTIQARIEGMAAPLPVSNLDTDQIMPKQFLRRIDKAGLAEGLLYDMRFDADGKPRPEFVLNQAEYAATEILVAGPNFACGSSREHAVWGLQQYGIKAVIAPSFGEIFYSNAMNNGLMLVALDEADVDTILADVSKPEHSRLVIDAASMSVRSKSLTASFSLSERHRRMFLEGLDMIGATLAMQEQIRAFTAGHWRQRPWLKDIASTTKNRLA; translated from the coding sequence ATGACCATTCAAGCCCGCATCGAAGGCATGGCCGCGCCGTTGCCGGTCAGCAATCTGGACACCGATCAAATCATGCCGAAGCAGTTTTTGCGGCGCATCGACAAAGCGGGTCTGGCGGAAGGCCTGTTGTACGACATGCGTTTCGACGCGGATGGGAAGCCTCGCCCCGAATTCGTTCTCAATCAAGCGGAATACGCGGCGACCGAGATCCTGGTCGCCGGGCCGAATTTCGCTTGCGGCTCCAGCCGCGAGCATGCGGTCTGGGGCTTGCAGCAATACGGCATCAAGGCGGTGATTGCGCCGAGTTTCGGCGAAATCTTCTACTCAAACGCGATGAACAACGGCCTGATGCTGGTCGCGCTCGACGAGGCCGATGTCGACACCATTCTGGCCGACGTCTCCAAGCCGGAACACAGCCGGCTGGTGATCGACGCCGCGTCGATGAGCGTGCGCAGCAAGAGCTTGACGGCGTCTTTCTCGCTGTCCGAGCGCCATCGCCGGATGTTTCTGGAAGGCCTGGACATGATAGGCGCCACCCTGGCCATGCAAGAGCAGATCCGCGCCTTCACCGCCGGGCATTGGCGGCAGCGGCCTTGGCTGAAGGACATCGCGTCAACGACAAAAAACCGTTTGGCGTAA
- a CDS encoding TraM recognition domain-containing protein produces MRRSQVERDVVPLSHKIFGWIRRNEPSFLAAAGIAYLLCPIFPLATAAAVGAALLMARNKVVDHPKGPFWRPVAGGDKKLAWTRMEGPPDRGGKGVWCMGNAMDTKEEIWVSDDTMRVHATLFGTTGGGKTVALEGLICQAIGHGSGVIMVDGKSDPKTWFDIVTMAKMYGREDDLLVLNFISSTGYEKLAVLDEDDADGARGKMDLLGQIHSNTFNPFTYGSADTLTELVTGLMRPDGGGDGAMWRGRAEAMIRSLMRGLVALRDAGKVTLSVQVLRDYMRLDKLGELESDDSIPGYAREQLTGYLDELPGFREAMKAKQDDPSAFDTYWEQASKQHGFLTMQFTELLGLLSGTYGHICNVEWGDVDFQDVVYNRRILYVMLPALEKAPSSLANLGRLTVAGIKNALSVSLKAQLTGSKQDIVDSRPTNSDTALLAIMDEYGSYAVEGFGDVAAQARSLGVSVIFAGQDYPSFKKGSEIEASRILANTGMKIFLKTEDQETADIAIKRAGQGVYAWAGGKRLSEGSDRLVDTGDASYREENRLTYLDLVDLAEGQAWFMNRNHLIKMNTFYVQLDGAVTKEAKHNTLFPLGTDLSRELAASKIMQQVMGAEPAAASDGVMRFQRRVFDDVEAWLRLAELREIPVGGEEDAEPAPEVDDPFGQISLLQAEHRQLSRAALVAQLVAEAGADVAMSDRMAARDEAALGARMSAAELADYAGSLLEQALLESGVGETADAAAAASDDALPLTGFSAAAFFQATADEPPSQESPAVEEVVADDGEWGLADLADFFGAEPHPLREVCDELTVEAESLTAAARVAGLVAGCLAGATADGGEDEMDGEAGRLLASEHAGEFLALLLAEAAGQAAAAAS; encoded by the coding sequence ATGCGCAGAAGTCAGGTGGAACGCGACGTCGTTCCGCTTTCGCACAAGATTTTCGGCTGGATACGCCGCAACGAGCCCAGCTTCCTGGCCGCCGCCGGCATCGCCTATCTGCTGTGCCCGATCTTTCCGCTGGCCACCGCGGCAGCCGTCGGCGCGGCCTTGCTGATGGCGCGCAACAAGGTGGTGGACCACCCGAAGGGACCGTTCTGGCGGCCGGTGGCCGGCGGCGACAAGAAGCTGGCGTGGACGCGGATGGAGGGGCCGCCGGACAGGGGCGGCAAGGGCGTGTGGTGCATGGGCAACGCGATGGACACCAAGGAGGAGATCTGGGTCAGCGACGATACCATGCGGGTGCACGCCACGCTGTTCGGCACCACCGGCGGCGGCAAGACCGTGGCGCTGGAGGGGCTGATCTGCCAGGCGATAGGCCACGGCTCCGGCGTCATCATGGTGGACGGCAAGTCCGACCCGAAAACCTGGTTCGACATCGTCACCATGGCCAAGATGTACGGCCGCGAGGACGACCTGCTGGTGCTGAACTTCATTTCGTCTACCGGCTACGAAAAACTGGCGGTGCTGGACGAGGACGACGCCGACGGCGCGCGCGGCAAGATGGACCTGCTGGGCCAGATCCATTCCAACACCTTCAATCCGTTCACCTACGGTTCGGCCGACACGCTGACCGAGCTGGTGACCGGCCTGATGCGGCCGGACGGCGGCGGCGACGGCGCGATGTGGCGCGGCCGCGCCGAGGCGATGATACGTTCGCTGATGCGCGGACTGGTGGCGTTGCGCGACGCCGGCAAGGTGACGCTGTCGGTGCAGGTGCTGCGCGATTACATGCGGCTGGACAAGCTGGGCGAGCTCGAGAGCGACGACAGCATCCCGGGCTATGCCCGCGAGCAGCTGACCGGCTATCTGGACGAGCTGCCCGGCTTTCGGGAGGCGATGAAGGCCAAGCAGGACGATCCGTCGGCCTTCGACACCTATTGGGAGCAGGCCAGCAAGCAGCACGGCTTCCTGACGATGCAGTTCACCGAGCTGCTGGGCCTGCTGTCCGGCACCTACGGCCACATCTGCAACGTCGAGTGGGGCGATGTCGATTTTCAGGACGTGGTGTACAACCGCCGCATCCTGTACGTGATGCTGCCGGCGCTGGAGAAGGCGCCGTCGTCGCTGGCCAATCTGGGCCGGCTGACGGTGGCCGGCATCAAGAACGCGCTGTCGGTGTCGCTGAAGGCGCAACTGACCGGCAGCAAGCAGGACATCGTCGATTCCCGGCCCACCAATTCCGATACCGCCTTGCTGGCCATCATGGACGAATACGGCTCCTATGCGGTGGAGGGCTTCGGCGACGTGGCGGCGCAGGCGCGCTCGCTCGGCGTCAGCGTCATCTTCGCCGGCCAGGACTATCCGTCGTTCAAGAAGGGCTCGGAAATCGAGGCCTCGCGCATCCTGGCCAACACCGGCATGAAGATCTTCCTGAAGACCGAGGATCAGGAAACCGCCGACATCGCGATCAAGCGCGCCGGCCAGGGGGTGTACGCCTGGGCCGGGGGCAAGCGTTTGTCCGAGGGATCGGACCGGTTGGTCGACACCGGCGACGCCAGCTACCGCGAGGAAAACCGGCTGACCTATCTCGATCTGGTGGACCTGGCGGAGGGCCAGGCCTGGTTCATGAACCGCAATCACCTGATCAAGATGAACACCTTCTATGTGCAGCTGGACGGCGCGGTCACCAAGGAGGCCAAGCACAACACGCTGTTCCCGCTGGGCACCGATTTGTCGCGGGAGTTGGCCGCCAGCAAGATCATGCAGCAGGTGATGGGCGCGGAGCCCGCGGCGGCGTCCGATGGCGTGATGCGTTTCCAGCGCCGTGTTTTCGACGACGTCGAGGCCTGGCTGCGTCTGGCCGAACTGCGGGAGATTCCCGTCGGCGGCGAGGAGGATGCGGAGCCGGCGCCGGAGGTGGACGATCCCTTCGGCCAGATTTCCCTGCTGCAGGCCGAGCACCGCCAGCTGTCGCGAGCGGCGCTGGTGGCGCAGCTGGTGGCGGAAGCCGGCGCCGATGTGGCGATGAGCGACAGGATGGCGGCGCGCGACGAGGCGGCGCTGGGCGCGCGCATGTCGGCGGCGGAGCTGGCCGACTATGCCGGCAGCCTGCTGGAGCAGGCGCTGCTGGAAAGTGGGGTAGGCGAGACGGCCGACGCCGCGGCGGCGGCCTCGGACGATGCGCTGCCGTTGACCGGCTTTTCCGCCGCCGCCTTTTTCCAGGCGACCGCCGATGAGCCGCCGTCCCAGGAAAGTCCAGCCGTGGAGGAGGTGGTGGCGGACGACGGCGAATGGGGCCTGGCCGATCTGGCCGACTTCTTCGGCGCCGAGCCGCACCCGTTGCGGGAGGTCTGCGACGAATTGACCGTGGAGGCGGAGTCCTTGACGGCTGCGGCGCGCGTGGCCGGTCTGGTCGCCGGATGCCTGGCCGGCGCGACGGCGGATGGCGGCGAGGACGAGATGGATGGAGAGGCCGGCCGCCTGCTGGCCAGCGAGCACGCCGGCGAATTCCTGGCGCTGCTGCTGGCGGAGGCGGCGGGACAGGCCGCGGCCGCCGCATCCTGA
- the leuC gene encoding 3-isopropylmalate dehydratase large subunit, with amino-acid sequence MTALQSAPRTLYRKLVETHTVARLDSQNVLLFADLHIMNEYTSPQAFAGLAEAGRDVMLPGQNVAVVDHIIPTHPVAIRIIEEPNSALQASNLEKNCARHDIPLFNANDRFQGIEHVIAPELGMIRPGMVVLCGDSHTTTYGALGALGFGIGTSEVEHVLATQTLVYRLAQTMRIDVAGRLPPGTTAKDLILLIIKRIGAHGARGHVVEFCGEAIDSLTVEARMTLCNMAVEAGARGALIAPDALTLEYVASHCPDLTGATLDAAKADWRTLRSDDGARFDIELEFQAGDVEPYVTWGTSPDQSIPISGRIPAIASAPEGPGRLTMARALRYTGLAEGARLEGLPVQRVFIGSCTNARIEDLRAVAQIVRGRRVAPSVRAMIVPGSGEVRRQAEKEGLAQLFIEAGFEWRQPGCSMCLAMNDDVLAPGERCASTTNRNFEGRQGRDAITHLMSPAMAAAAAVTGCITDVRKLGAQA; translated from the coding sequence ATGACCGCATTGCAAAGCGCGCCCCGGACGCTCTACCGGAAACTGGTCGAGACCCACACGGTGGCGCGGCTGGATTCGCAGAACGTGCTGCTGTTCGCCGATCTGCACATCATGAACGAATACACCAGCCCGCAAGCCTTCGCCGGCCTGGCCGAAGCCGGCCGCGACGTCATGCTGCCTGGCCAGAACGTAGCCGTGGTCGACCACATCATCCCCACCCACCCGGTGGCGATCCGCATCATCGAGGAGCCGAACTCGGCGCTTCAAGCCTCGAATCTGGAGAAGAACTGCGCGCGCCACGACATCCCGCTGTTCAATGCCAACGACCGTTTCCAAGGCATCGAACATGTGATCGCGCCGGAACTGGGCATGATTCGTCCCGGCATGGTCGTTCTCTGCGGCGACAGCCACACGACGACCTATGGCGCCCTGGGAGCGCTGGGTTTCGGAATCGGCACCTCCGAGGTCGAGCACGTATTGGCGACCCAGACCCTGGTGTATCGCCTGGCGCAGACCATGCGCATTGATGTTGCCGGCCGTTTGCCGCCAGGAACGACCGCCAAGGACCTTATCCTGCTGATCATCAAGCGGATAGGCGCGCACGGCGCGCGCGGCCACGTCGTCGAGTTCTGCGGCGAAGCCATTGACTCGTTGACGGTGGAAGCGCGGATGACCTTGTGCAATATGGCGGTCGAGGCCGGCGCGCGCGGCGCGCTGATCGCGCCGGACGCGCTGACGCTTGAATACGTCGCGAGCCATTGCCCCGATCTGACCGGCGCCACGCTGGATGCCGCGAAGGCCGATTGGCGCACCCTGCGTAGCGACGATGGCGCCCGCTTCGACATCGAGCTTGAATTCCAGGCCGGCGACGTCGAGCCCTACGTCACCTGGGGCACCAGTCCCGACCAGTCGATTCCGATCAGCGGCCGCATTCCCGCCATTGCGTCCGCGCCGGAAGGCCCCGGCCGGCTCACCATGGCGCGGGCGCTGCGCTACACCGGCCTGGCCGAGGGCGCCCGGCTGGAAGGACTGCCCGTGCAACGCGTCTTCATCGGCTCCTGCACCAATGCCCGCATCGAAGATTTGCGCGCCGTCGCGCAAATCGTGCGCGGGCGACGCGTGGCGCCTTCGGTGCGCGCCATGATCGTGCCTGGCTCCGGCGAAGTGCGCCGCCAAGCCGAGAAAGAGGGTTTGGCGCAACTGTTCATCGAGGCCGGCTTTGAATGGCGCCAGCCCGGCTGCTCGATGTGCCTGGCCATGAACGACGACGTCCTCGCCCCCGGCGAGCGCTGCGCCTCCACCACCAATCGCAATTTCGAAGGCCGCCAAGGCCGGGATGCGATCACCCACCTGATGAGCCCGGCGATGGCCGCGGCGGCCGCCGTCACCGGCTGTATCACCGACGTTCGTAAACTGGGAGCTCAAGCATGA
- the prmB gene encoding 50S ribosomal protein L3 N(5)-glutamine methyltransferase: protein MYQLAASHFTTARDLLRFAVSRFNEAELTYGHGTHNAHDEAAYLILSALQLPIDTLDPYLDARLLPEEVERVLELIRRRAEEKVPVAYLTNEAWQGEFNFYVDERVLVPRSFIYELLGEPLAPWIEHPELVHRALDLCTGSGCLAIQLAHHYPDAEIDAVDISLDALEVAAVNVEHYGLQDRINLVHTDMFEGIEEKYDLIISNPPYVDAESVEELPEEYLHEPEIALGSGEDGLDATREILRRAPEFLNERGVLIVEIGHNRDMLEECFPTLPFMWMETQSGDGFVFLLTREDIVDAGI from the coding sequence ATGTACCAACTGGCCGCCAGCCACTTCACCACCGCGCGCGACCTGCTGCGCTTCGCCGTGTCGCGCTTCAACGAAGCCGAACTGACCTATGGCCACGGCACCCACAACGCCCACGACGAGGCCGCGTATTTGATCTTGTCGGCGCTGCAATTGCCGATAGACACGCTGGACCCTTACCTGGACGCCAGGCTGCTGCCGGAGGAGGTGGAGCGCGTGCTCGAGCTGATCCGCCGCCGCGCCGAGGAAAAGGTGCCGGTCGCCTACCTGACCAACGAGGCCTGGCAGGGCGAGTTCAATTTCTACGTCGACGAGCGCGTACTGGTGCCGCGCTCCTTCATCTACGAGCTGCTGGGCGAACCGCTGGCGCCGTGGATAGAACACCCGGAACTGGTGCACCGCGCGCTGGACCTGTGCACCGGCTCCGGCTGCCTGGCCATCCAGCTGGCCCACCACTACCCGGACGCCGAGATCGACGCCGTCGACATCTCGCTGGACGCGCTGGAAGTGGCGGCGGTCAATGTCGAGCACTACGGCCTGCAAGACCGGATCAATCTGGTCCACACCGACATGTTCGAGGGGATAGAGGAAAAGTACGACCTGATCATCTCCAATCCGCCCTACGTCGACGCCGAATCGGTGGAGGAACTGCCGGAAGAGTATCTGCATGAGCCGGAAATCGCGCTCGGCTCCGGCGAGGACGGCCTGGACGCCACCCGCGAAATCCTGCGCCGCGCGCCGGAATTCCTCAACGAGCGCGGCGTGCTGATCGTGGAAATCGGCCACAATCGCGACATGCTGGAAGAGTGCTTCCCCACCCTGCCCTTCATGTGGATGGAAACCCAGAGCGGCGACGGATTCGTCTTCCTGCTGACCCGCGAAGACATTGTCGACGCCGGCATCTGA